Proteins encoded by one window of Hafnia alvei:
- the envZ gene encoding two-component system sensor histidine kinase EnvZ translates to MRRLRFSPRSSFARTLLLIVTLLFVSLVTTYLVVLNFAILPSLQQFNKVLAYEVRMLMTDKLQLEDGTQLEVPPAFRREIYRELGISLYTNSAAEESGLRWAQHYQFLSQQMAQQLGGPTDVRVEISKNTPVVWLKTWLSPDIWVRVPLTEIHQGDFSPLFRYTLAIMLLAIGGAWLFIRIQNRPLVELEHAAIQVGKGHIPPPLREYGASEVRSVTRAFNQMAAGVKQLADDRTLLMAGVSHDLRTPLTRIRLATEMMSSEDGYLAESINKDTEECNAIIEQFIDYLRTGQEMQTEVCDLNGILAEVVAAESGYERVIDTDLAEGELLVDVHPLSIKRAAVNMVVNATRYGNGWIKVSSGTEGKRAWFQVEDDGPGIAPEQLAHLFQPFVRGESARTTSGTGLGLAILQRIIDGHSGSLDIGTSERGGLRIRALLLMPESDPLTSHDSKSSHKKKDKESHH, encoded by the coding sequence ATGAGGCGACTGCGCTTCTCGCCGCGTAGCTCATTTGCCCGCACGTTGTTGCTGATTGTCACCTTACTGTTTGTCAGTTTGGTGACAACCTATTTGGTGGTGCTGAATTTCGCGATTCTGCCCAGCCTACAGCAATTCAATAAGGTGCTGGCGTATGAAGTCCGTATGTTGATGACGGACAAGCTACAGCTTGAGGATGGTACACAGCTGGAGGTTCCTCCGGCGTTTCGGCGCGAAATTTATCGTGAGCTGGGCATTTCTCTGTACACCAATTCTGCGGCGGAGGAGAGTGGCCTGCGCTGGGCGCAGCACTATCAATTCCTCAGCCAGCAGATGGCGCAGCAGCTGGGTGGCCCAACCGATGTTCGCGTTGAAATAAGTAAGAACACACCGGTGGTGTGGCTCAAAACATGGTTATCGCCTGATATTTGGGTACGCGTTCCGCTGACGGAAATCCATCAGGGAGACTTCTCTCCGCTGTTCAGATATACCTTGGCGATTATGCTGCTGGCGATTGGTGGCGCATGGCTGTTCATTCGTATTCAGAACCGACCCTTGGTGGAACTCGAACATGCTGCCATACAGGTGGGGAAAGGGCATATCCCCCCGCCGCTGCGTGAATATGGCGCGTCTGAAGTTCGTTCTGTGACGCGGGCATTTAACCAAATGGCGGCAGGGGTTAAGCAGCTTGCCGACGATCGTACCTTGCTGATGGCGGGTGTGAGCCACGATTTACGCACGCCGCTCACGCGCATTCGGTTAGCGACGGAGATGATGAGCAGCGAAGATGGCTATCTGGCGGAGTCGATTAACAAAGATACCGAAGAGTGTAATGCCATCATTGAGCAGTTCATTGACTATCTGCGCACCGGGCAGGAAATGCAGACCGAGGTTTGCGATCTGAACGGTATATTAGCCGAAGTCGTGGCCGCTGAAAGTGGTTATGAAAGGGTGATCGACACCGATCTTGCCGAGGGTGAACTGCTGGTTGATGTGCATCCGCTGTCGATTAAGCGTGCCGCGGTCAATATGGTGGTGAACGCCACCCGCTACGGTAACGGCTGGATCAAAGTGAGCAGCGGCACCGAAGGCAAAAGAGCATGGTTCCAAGTGGAAGATGACGGCCCTGGTATCGCTCCAGAGCAGTTAGCGCATCTCTTCCAGCCTTTTGTGCGGGGCGAAAGCGCCCGAACAACCAGCGGAACAGGGCTGGGTCTGGCGATCCTGCAACGTATTATCGACGGGCACTCTGGCAGCTTGGATATCGGCACCAGCGAACGCGGTGGGCTGCGTATCCGCGCATTGTTATTGATGCCGGAGTCAGATCCTCTTACATCGCATGACTCAAAATCAAGTCATAAGAAGAAAGACAAAGAGTCCCATCACTGA
- the ompR gene encoding two-component system response regulator OmpR, whose protein sequence is MQENYKILVVDDDMRLRALLERYLTEQGFQVRSVANAEQMDRLLTRESFHLMVLDLMLPGEDGLSICRRLRSQSNPMPIIMVTAKGEEVDRIVGLEIGADDYIPKPFNPRELLARIRAVLRRQANELPGAPSQEDAVISFGKFKLNLGTREMFREDEPMPLTSGEFAVLKALVSHPREPLSRDKLMNLARGREYSAMERSIDVQISRLRRMVEEDPAHPRYIQTVWGLGYVFVPDGSKA, encoded by the coding sequence ATGCAAGAGAACTACAAGATTTTAGTTGTTGATGACGACATGCGCCTACGTGCGTTGTTAGAGCGTTACCTGACCGAACAGGGTTTTCAGGTGCGCAGTGTCGCCAACGCCGAGCAAATGGATCGCTTGCTAACCCGTGAATCTTTCCACCTGATGGTGCTGGATTTAATGCTACCGGGCGAAGATGGTTTGTCTATCTGCCGCCGTCTGCGCAGCCAAAGCAACCCAATGCCGATCATTATGGTGACGGCAAAAGGTGAAGAGGTCGATCGTATCGTTGGGCTGGAAATTGGCGCCGATGACTATATTCCTAAGCCGTTTAACCCGCGTGAGCTGCTGGCTCGTATCCGTGCGGTGTTACGCCGTCAGGCCAATGAATTGCCGGGTGCGCCATCTCAAGAAGATGCGGTGATCTCCTTCGGCAAATTCAAATTGAACCTCGGTACGCGCGAGATGTTCCGTGAAGATGAGCCTATGCCATTAACCAGCGGTGAATTTGCGGTACTGAAAGCGTTAGTCAGTCATCCGCGCGAGCCGCTGTCTCGCGATAAGCTGATGAATCTGGCACGTGGCCGTGAATACAGCGCGATGGAACGTTCTATCGACGTGCAAATTTCACGCCTGCGCCGCATGGTTGAAGAAGATCCTGCACATCCTCGCTATATCCAAACCGTTTGGGGTTTGGGCTACGTCTTTGTGCCGGACGGCAGTAAAGCATGA